The sequence TTTGTCAGTTGCAGgcaaactatatatttattaattaatttattttgtataataggAGAAACAAGCTCAAGGGAAGTACATCTTCACCTGTCAGCACGGAGAAGATGAATGTCTGGGTAATATGATTGAGGTGAGGTTTTAATATTGATTTCACCATTCAAGTAAATTAGACACAAGTGGATTGGTGTTAATATTTTAAGCATTGTTTAGAGTAATCTGAAttacagtttctttttttaacatgttttctgtCAGACATGCATGCTGAATAAACTAGGCTTGGATGCTGTTATGGTCATTTTCTGCATGGAGTCAGGAAAGGATGTGCTGAAATCAGCCCAGCCTGTAagttccatccatctatatattcaTCTCTGTCTATCAGTTCATCTATCTGCTGTTGTGATCAGAATCACTCAACTCCCTTTAATCTGCAAGACGTTCTGCTCTAGTGAACAAAATTCTATGAAAACAGTTAATTACATCACTAATCTTATTTATAAACTTCATAAATATGTCTGCGTGACTCTGAGAACATGAATCTGATCAAAAGCAACCGTCTGATTGTTCCTAAACCGTAGTTTGCTCATCCCTAACCCCAGAAAGTTGTTTCTTTTTTGCTTTCAAGCTCCTGTCACCTCTCTACTGGGATCTTGTCCAATTTATTGCTAAGAAAAACATAAAGTTGACCATTAACCATTGGTTTTCACATGGCTACTGCTCTCTGCACTTAACACTTTTAATGGGATTTAAAATATGGAGACCAAACAGCCAACTCGAAATATTGTAGAATGATCCCTAAACTGAGCTTCAGTGGACGGGTGATGTGAATTTTCTGCTGGAAAGTCCAGTGATCATCACACTCATGTCTATGTGCTGTAGACGTCACAATCTTTGCCCATATGGGTTGATATTTCAAAGAATCCCCTCCATGTTTGACTTTGGAGACTGCATTCTACTAAACTTCATTTTAATATAAGTTTTGTGCTCAAACATGCAAATGAACAAGTTGTTTTCCTCAGTGTTGaacaataattcaattcaattcacctttatttgtatagcgcttatacaatgtagattgtgtcaaagcagcttcagataaaaggtcatagtaaataggaacagtgtagttcagttttttagtgtttaagttcagttcagttgagctcagttcagtgtggtttaataatcactactgagagtctaatcactgaagagcaaatccaacgatgcacagctctacagatcccaaaccatgcaagccagtggagatagcagagagggaaaaaaaacgtcactaattggcgaaagtaaagaagaaaaaaaaaaccttgagagaaaccagactcagttgggcacgatcatttcaatttctccactggccaaacgtcttttgcagagctgcagtctcagcggcagaagctggaagctggcctcagcgaagactcgtctgttcctgaagcgtcacaggaatcagtctcatgttatccactcctccatgaccactacagtagctgctcaggatacggcctggtccaggatatggaaaccttgggatcatctcgtcgctggtcttggatcgaatcagtgactctgcatagtctgagggcctcgggaagagtatccccaggtggaaatggagaataaacagaataattagcgtagctgctgttcatagtggatatcaacaagatgcagaacctgtgtggaagccccctaagtggtgcactgagtgtatgctttactgaacagataggtctttaatctagttttgaattgggagagtgtgtctgagcttcagatgttatcaggaaggctattccagagtttaggagctataaatgagaaggctcgacctccatTACTCGACTttactattctaggtactaccagaagccctgaggtttgagatcttaaagagcgagttggattgtagcgagacagaaggttggttagataaacaggagctagattatttaaagctttgtaggtaagaagcaatattttaaattcaatacgaaacttaacaggcagccagtgtaaggaggataaaattggggtgatgtgatcaaattttctagacctggtaagaactctggcagctgcatttcgtactaattgaagtttgttaatagaggatgctgggcagccagcaaaccgagcattacagtaatccagcctagaagtcataaaagcatggactagcttttctgcatctgagaatCTGCATCTGCAACTAATGGCACAGttgtattgcaaaaaaaaaagtaaaaatcctataaattataaatattattacatttaatatgcaACTAAGGTGCAGTATTACATCTGGACTGATTCAGTCTCAGGGGGTTGAATAGTTTTTAACACAGCTCTGTTTGTCCATCCAGTTGTCATTTGATCTGTCTCTTCTTTGCAACTCTCAGTATATGTCTGTCGTTCTCTGTTTGTCCTTTAATctgtcatttgtaaatatattaaccCTGTCGCGATCTGCAATGCTTATCTGTATGTCTCACCTCAGTGTCTTGGAGTCTATCGTCCTGATGTGACCTGGGATTCAATCATGCAGTGTGTAAAGGGAGACCAAGGCAATAAATTAATGCACGAAAATGCAGTGAAAACTGATGCACTGAATCCGCCTCATCAATATGTGCCATGGATAACCGTTAACGGAGTAAGCAGATTTATCCATTTAATATTTACAAGGATGTTTATCAGCGGTAATTAAATGGGTCAATGCTGTCCCTGCAGGAACACACAGACGATCTTCAGGACAAGGCGATGAATTCTCTCTTCAGTCTGGTGTGCAGCTTGTACAAGGTTTGTTTGATGTCTTGTTAACGTTTATTATCATTTCAGTGTTTTATCTCATCAGCAAGGAGTCCGTCACATGAGCTCTCCATTCTTTGTTCTACAGGGTCAAAAACCAGATGCTTGTACTCTAGGGCTGAAGAAGAAAACCAACAATTACTGCATGAACTAATCAGGGtatctgaaaacaacactacTTATGTCAGGGATGAAGACAGTGtatgaaaataaagtaaacacatgctgaaattcagatttttttattttatttgagtaattagtttgctgttgttattttttttatatgtacataACAGTATGCATGCATACAATGTATTAAAAGCAAATTTCCATTACCTGTTTGTGCATTAATGATTTCTTtaaacaggcccgtagccaaccTGCTTACGTCTCTtacgtcagattgtatgttttcctgCTCAGCTTGATGTTGGActcacattgagattaaaaatctcttttacaagagtgtCCTGCAGATTAGGCAGTATTGACAGTTAACATGGatcacacattgacaaacaaactattcaaaacatctgcAAGCCTgcgtttcaatttctaaatcatttaaacccttttttaaagcatttagtgaATTCAATTCTTTAAACAGCAATtttgtagattattccatgcaaaatGTGCTGCGTAATTAAAAGCCTTTTTTCAGTCCGCATTTTAGTAGgacctgcgggccaaagttgtcccatggtaacctttgattggGCCCGCCATCCTATCTGAGAAGAAATTTAGAATGAAGGTTGCGGCaaatgccttcaacagagatcatcatttttaatttaacgtaaccttttgtttgtgttttaaacaacaacaaaaaaacctcATCTGAATATAaaggtttcaattaaatgttgtgcatgaatCCGATTTTTCTAAATTTAAGTACTGTCACTTGAAAATGGAGGACAATACACATGACATCGACAGACAAATCAAGACAAAGacaggtgcagcttgactcgtgtattcagcactgaacaccactgtgttaaaaatgtgtttgatttattgtaagatgttcattataaaatgtaacaaaaaaatacaattattaatatgattgaagtaattgtaatatttatttttcaatattcatAAATTGGGAAAATACCATGGCAGTTTTTAATGTAATAGTAAATTAcattattacacattatataaattatacaaattatatattacacattactttaatgtaataaaaaaaaaccctcaatcaagtttggattttgacccttcataagaaaaagtttgggcatccctggccTAAACGGATTCGCTGAAGTCATATCGAAGCCATCAGAGGATTCCGTTGGTCTTAAAGTCTTTTTCAATGTCTTTACACTATTTATGATGGACAATTTCTGGATCTTTGTCAGTGAGGGTGGGTCTCTCCCCCCCAAACCCACCTCCCCCCGGCTACTGGCCTGTTTATTGTCCCTGCTGAAGTGCACTTTAGTCTAGAAAAATGCTTCCTCGATGGTTTTCCATTTCTGCATGTCTACAACTTTACTTATCATTAACCAGAATCTTTGACTTTATTCTGACCTACAAAGAGTTTATCCTTTAAATGAGTATAATATCTAGCAAtgatggtgacacagtggctcagtggttagcactgtcgcctcacagcaaggtcaccagttcgagtcccagcagggtcagttggagtttgcatgttctcccagtgttggtgtgggtttcctccgggcgctcccccacagtccaatgacatgttgtttaggtgaattgggtatgctaaaattgtccgtagtgtatgtgtgtgaatgtgagagtgtatgggggtttcccagtactgggttgcagctggaagggcatccgctgtgtgaaacatgctggataagttggcggttcttttctctgtgacgacccctgatgaataaagggactaagccgaaggaaaatgaatgaatgaactggcaATAATCAAACAGGGTCCCCGAAGATTAAGAAATGATGATTCGATAGTAAATAATCATTCATCAATCAATTATTATCGACGGGGTCAAAGTGAAAGTTGCAGCTTCATGCGCACGTTGACGCAACCTTGATGCTCGTGCGCGCAACGCCATTACGCATGGACTCGTCGCCGACTCCTGTTGGCTGCTCTGTCGGTTACATGAATGAAATCTCACTGTTAAACATGTGAAATCTCTTGGATAAACTAATATACTCGCTCCGGAAGAAACTACGCCAAGAAGCGATTCTCGTATATCCAAACGACCCCGGTTTAAACCATCTAACTGAAGTAATACGGATGCATTGGTTAAGTTACATCACTTGTCAGTGTTTAGACAGTTTATTAGCATATGTTATGAGATTTACTCCGGAGTAAAGGAACAGAAGTGGCGAATGAGGAGCACAGGCGCTGCTCGAGCGGACAGCTGAGAGGAATTTGAGTGAAATCGCCGTCAACATGATATCTCGTCAGGGAAAGGAGTTTCTGATCAGGATCGCCGGTTACTGGAAGCCGCTTTTCAGAGGCAGATTTCTGATCGTCACGAACACGGTGAGCTGCGGGGGAATGCTGGCGGCGGGAGACCTCATCCAGCAGACCCGAGAGATCCGGAGGACACCCGGCCGAACACGTGACTGGTCGCGGACAGGTGACGACATCGCAAATAATCTCCTTAAAACCTTTTGCGTGTCTTATTAATTGTATCAACTCGTGTTTGTATActtagtaaaaagaaaaaaaaaatacttttatgtatTGGTAATGTCCTGTCGTGAAAGTAACGCGAGATTCAAGAACTCGCGTGGTGTTGCGACCCCTAGAGGGTGTCATTTTGTTGCAATTGTAGCACCCATCACCGCCTAGTGAGGGACGATAATGTATTATTGAAACACACGAAACACCAAGCTGCTGCTGCTTCACGTTAAAGtctgtgtattattattttttctttaaagtaGTACACTTAACGGTATACTTTCACAACATTGTAACATATAACATAtgaaaacattttctcaaataataattatatatatatatatatatatatatatatatatatatatatatatatatatatatatatatatatatatttaattgaagtcagaattattaaaccctctgaattattagcccccctgtttatttttgtttattttttattttgtttaatggagagaggattttttcaacacatttctaaacataatagttttaataactcctttctgatatctgatttattttatctttgccatgatgacagtaaataatatttgactagatatttttcaagacacttctatacagtttaaagtgacaattaaaggcctaactaggttaattagggtaactaggcaggttagggtaattaggcaagttactgtataatgatggtttgttctgtagactatcgggggaaaataccttaaaggggctaataattttgaccttaaaatgttttttaaaaaattaaaaactgcttttattctagcttaaatattacaaaaaagactttctccagaataaaaaaatattatcagacatactgtgtatatatattatttaaaaaagaaaaaaaatcaaagggggactaattctgacttcaactgtatatatatgtattacctGCACACTACTATTACACATTACTATACAGTCATTATAAAATTCTTCACAATTTATTTGTCATATATCATAAACATATAACTGACTACACACAcatttcactatatatatatatatatatatatatatatatatatatatatatatatatatatatatatatataattataaaatcacTTTCTTCCATTGATATATAATACAAACTACTCTGATAACtacatgctgggttccacataattactttgttgtcccaacacaaatcgattaagttagcttaatcatttttacaaatgtaagtgggttgaacttaaaacaattaagttgtctcaaaaacacacaaaagcatAGGGTTGTTtcggcttattttaaataaatagttttaacaaAAAGCAATTGTATTTTTTGAGTGCGTCTTCAACATTTCAGGTTAGAAGTTTTTCATATAATTACTTCTTTAATTTACTTGAAACATGTATCTGTCATTGGAATAGAAATGATACCTGGTCTCCAGATTTTGTTCTGTAAATGATAAGcactttattttataaacatatataccTAAAAAGGAAACCATCTAAGAGAAATAAATCAATGAGGGAAAGAGCACATAGTGATAAAAGACATTAAGGAAGAACTTGCATGGTTAATGTAtcacatttttattgttaaatattgatATTGTGCTTCAATACTGATTCGGTTATTGTAAGAAGTTAAATTGGTTTTCTTTATGTGTATTCATATTTATGAGTGTAAAACTTTATAATAAACATAAGtaaattatacaaaaacttgcttTGACCTAATTCTTAttgttaatataaaacaaaacgcAAAGAAAAAgcacatgcatttatttaaataattaaattcaaaatgacaTTACTCCAGAAAGTtccaaaaacaaatgttttttttttgtacaaatgtttacaaaaacaGCAAGAGGAGaagtttcttttttaaagatatttatttgTGGAAAAGCTCTTAATAGCATCAGAAAATGTTATTATTGTactaagaaaagaaaatgatggaaggattaataaatagaataaataaataaataaataaatagcaagcTTCATAAATGGTGCTTTTGTGTCCTGCAGGTTGTATGTTTGC is a genomic window of Danio aesculapii chromosome 2, fDanAes4.1, whole genome shotgun sequence containing:
- the ifi30a gene encoding gamma-interferon-inducible lysosomal thiol reductase, translated to MFGFNLCVVLVAVLSLSKCSARFVYSCKYPPSLWCSSEDIAAECGVLEQCMKYNSTKAADKVNVSLYYESLCPGCRIFLTSQLVPTLIMLQDIMEIDLVPYGNAQEKQAQGKYIFTCQHGEDECLGNMIETCMLNKLGLDAVMVIFCMESGKDVLKSAQPCLGVYRPDVTWDSIMQCVKGDQGNKLMHENAVKTDALNPPHQYVPWITVNGEHTDDLQDKAMNSLFSLVCSLYKGQKPDACTLGLKKKTNNYCMN